A window from Salvia miltiorrhiza cultivar Shanhuang (shh) chromosome 2, IMPLAD_Smil_shh, whole genome shotgun sequence encodes these proteins:
- the LOC131010665 gene encoding putative pentatricopeptide repeat-containing protein At1g12700, mitochondrial, with the protein MSRSLVDLVRTRAFAASLIPPFPLFSSYFHNDWRPSQPKQPSIDFSCVKQLDDAIHLFHKMLRMRPHPSVVDFTKLLNSVVKMKHYSVALNLFDEMRQSGAPVNEYTLSIAINCYCLLRRVDFGFAILGVFFKSCHEPNVAAFCTLIKGLFLGDKADEAVKLFEKLLRFRICEPNHVMILTMIDGLCKAKRIAAANDLLRRLETSRWWPNVKAYSALLDGLCKGGMVDDALQLLSRMIHEGVPIDVVTYNSMIKGLCDVGRMKDARDLLNEIAASNISLDVVTFSIVIDALCREGKMKEAEDELGVMLGRNILPNIFVYSALMDGYCLRGEMSRAREIFDSIVEKGLKPDIICYSSLINGYCKTGRVDEAWLLFLEVPCKGLEHNTYTYNTMIHGLFSKDKFADGWKLFKDMEAQRVNRDLYTFNILLDGLCRNGETDKALLLLRMMEVKGVNPDIVSYGAYINGLCKNGELDVARDLFDQLPSRGLQPDVRMYNMIIGSLCREGSMEEAKRLLVEMENRGYVPNRVTYNIVVQSLLKKNELHKVVPFLEEIYQKGFSAGSDSQSEDDLLMLLKLMKNVLLMENVS; encoded by the coding sequence ATGAGCAGAAGTCTTGTTGATCTGGTTCGTACGAGAGCATTTGCAGCTTCTCTGATTCCTCCATTCCCTCTTTTCTCTTCCTACTTCCACAACGATTGGAGGCCCTCTCAACCCAAGCAGCCCAGTATAGATTTCAGTTGTGTTAAACAATTAGATGATGCTATTCACTTGTTTCACAAAATGCTGAGAATGCGGCCGCACCCATCAGTTGTCGATTTCACGAAACTGTTGAATTCCGTCGTGAAAATGAAGCACTACTCCGTCGCCCTCAACCTGTTCGACGAAATGCGCCAGAGCGGCGCCCCGGTGAATGAGTACACATTGAGCATCGCTATCAATTGCTATTGTCTTCTGAGACGTGTAGACTTTGGTTTTGCTATATTGGGCGTCTTCTTCAAGAGCTGCCACGAGCCAAATGTCGCTGCATTCTGCACCCTCATCAAAGGCCTCTTTTTGGGTGATAAGGCCGATGAGGCCGTGAAATTGTTTGAAAAGCTTTTACGTTTTAGAATATGCGAGCCTAATCATGTTATGATTCTGACCATGATAGACGGGCTTTGCAAAGCTAAGCGAATTGCTGCTGCTAATGATTTGCTTCGTAGATTAGAAACAAGTAGGTGGTGGCCTAATGTTAAGGCTTATAGCGCGTTGCTTGACGGCTTATGCAAGGGTGGAATGGTTGATGATGCCCTCCAACTTCTATCGAGGATGATTCATGAGGGTGTTCCAATTGATGTTGTCACATATAACTCGATGATTAAGGGGTTGTGCGATGTTGGTAGGATGAAGGACGCGAGGGATCTGTTGAATGAGATAGCGGCTTCTAATATATCTTTGGATGTCGTTACTTTCAGTATAGTGATTGATGCGTTGTGCAGGGAAGGAAAGATGAAAGAGGCCGAGGATGAATTAGGAGTTATGTTGGGACGGAATATCCTTCCCAACATTTTCGTTTATAGCGCATTGATGGATGGATATTGTTTGCGAGGGGAAATGAGCAGGGCTCGAGAAATATTTGATTCCATAGTAGAGAAGGGCCTTAAACCCGATATTATATGCTATAGCAGCTTAATAAATGGATACTGCAAAACGGGGAGAGTGGATGAAGCTTGGCTTCTCTTCCTCGAAGTTCCTTGTAAAGGTTTGGAGCATAATACCTATACTTACAATACCATGATACACGGGTTATTTAGTAAAGATAAGTTTGCTGACGGGTGGAAGCTTTTCAAGGACATGGAAGCTCAACGAGTGAATCGTGACTTGTACACTTTTAATATCCTGTTGGACGGGTTGTGCAGGAACGGGGAGACTGACAAAGCTCTTTTGTTACTGCGCATGATGGAAGTGAAAGGAGTTAATCCTGACATAGTCTCGTATGGGGCTTACATTAATGGATTATGCAAGAATGGAGAACTTGATGTTGCAAGAGATCTTTTCGACCAACTTCCTTCTAGAGGCTTGCAACCCGATGTTCGCATGTATAACATGATCATCGGTTCACTTTGTCGAGAAGGGTCGATGGAGGAGGCAAAACGTTTGCTTGTAGAGATGGAGAACCGTGGTTATGTGCCCAATAGGGTGACATACAACATTGTTGTGCAGAGTTTGTTAAAGAAAAATGAGCTTCATAAGGTTGTACCTTTCCTGGAAGAAATTTATCAAAAGGGATTCTCAGCAGGTTCCGATTCACAAAGTGAAGATGATTTGCTAATGCTTCTGAAATTGATGAAGAATGTTTTGCTCATGGAAAATGTATCATAG
- the LOC131010669 gene encoding uncharacterized protein LOC131010669, with translation MRFHFATDFTATALRRRFAASYNQQCRAYAPFRRPHHFTRKTSVSETPNRISPSFTIFRRFFSFKSSGSSMGLLSWYLGKLESHPILTKSLSSALIYAAADTTSQVCTMEANGTWDPIRTLRIAAFGLFILGPSQHFWFNYVARVLPKRDLISTLKKLAMGQIAYAPVINGTFFSYNAAAQGENGNEIAARLKRDLIPTLLNGLMYWPLCDFLTYRVIPVHLQPLMNSSCAFLWSIYLTYMASLEKAIPT, from the exons ATGAGATTTCATTTTGCTACCGATTTCACCGCCACCGCGCTCCGCCGCCGTTTTGCTGCTTCGTACAATCAACAATGCAGAGCCTACGCTCCATTCCGCCGCCCCCACCACTTCACCAGAAAAACCTCTGTTTCTGAAACTCCGAATCGCATTTCCCCTTCCTTCACGATATTCCGCCGCTTTTTCTCATTCAAATCATCGGGTTCTAGTATGGGGTTGCTGAGCTGGTATTTGGGCAAGTTGGAGTCGCATCCAATTCTGACCAAGAGTCTGTCGTCCGCCCTTATTTACGCGGCGGCTGACACTACCTCACAG GTATGTACAATGGAGGCCAACGGTACTTGGGATCCGATAAGGACACTGAGGATTGCTGCATTTGGGCTGTTTATTTTAGGTCCGTCACAGCATTTTTGGTTTAACTATGTAGCAAGAGTATTACCAAAGCGTGATCTGATATCCACATTGAAGAAACTAGCAATGGGACAGATTGCTTATGCGCCAGTGATCAATGGCACATTCTTCTCTTATAATGCAGCCGCTCAAG GAGAAAACGGGAATGAGATTGCTGCCAGATTGAAGCGAGACTTGATTCCGACTTTGCTAAACGGTCTTATGTACTGGCCTCTGTGTGACTTCTTGACATACAGAGTCATCCCTGTCCATCTACAG CCCTTAATGAATAGTTCATGCGCGTTCTTGTGGAGCATATATTTGACGTACATGGCAAGCTTAGAGAAGGCTATTCCTACTTAA